A part of Dreissena polymorpha isolate Duluth1 chromosome 13, UMN_Dpol_1.0, whole genome shotgun sequence genomic DNA contains:
- the LOC127855482 gene encoding uncharacterized protein LOC127855482, producing MATFSQSTVDKGSDSIIDFCCSPCLEHKTRQWAEFYCDNCLKLYCAKCVTLHSQLFGTHMTYGRSDTSKWPVSKEVEDFLQKCDLHEDKHLEMFCDDHSQLCCINCAFLNHRQCAKVTPISESVKGPPPDLQRLSRKIQSILLEVKKLQSYWDTSMQSLQASYDKQVHEIRQTRQKMNTIFDEIEKTTMKELDDKMTSLKASLKTDVDNGSKLKNELNQISGAINDIVDNGKAELIFIASKKSLAMIKHSEKYLKVNSVQVKSFLTFQADSHVQQYLSKLTGLGKILVSTQELPVLGDPDQVFTVTRKSEYDVSMPRDSLKSNFTSYFSKICEEKYFINAICTLSDDQILVADNKNCIKLLNHQYQVVGHCVLDSHSRDMCQISPNEVAVAVSDDQTHWVQFVSVNGRQLIKGKKLQFKHECIGIAHNLQDLYLTSGTALYKYSMKGALLNKLFEDESDFDTVHKCAVGPSGDKIFVTIHNLIQCQGMVLVLANDGKVLHKLSDLYPFFPQCIYVTDLGQLLVCCSSSYNIIQLDGEGKKKLATLATERDVLFCPMSVCYNKSTESIIVGQVHGKLLVFKVK from the exons ATGGCGACCTTTTCTCAGTCAACTGTGGATAAAGGCTCTGATTCTATTATAGACTTTTGTTGTTCGCCATGTCTAGAACACAAAACTCGCCAGTGGGCGGAGTTTTACTGCGATAACTGTCTAAAATTGTATTGTGCAAAATGTGTTACCCTGCATAGTCAGTTGTTTGGGACACATATGACATATGGAAGGAGCGACACAAGTAAGTGGCCAGTGTCCAAGGAAGTGGAGGATTTCCTTCAAAAATGTGACCTTCATGAAGACAAACATCTAGAAATGTTTtgtgatgaccacagtcagctTTGCTGCATTAATTGTGCTTTCCTCAATCACAG ACAATGTGCTAAAGTGACACCGATATCCGAGTCAGTCAAAGGACCACCACCAGACTTGCAGAGACTATCAAGAAAGATTCAAAGTATTCTTTTAGAAGTAAAGAAACTTCAGAGTTATTGGGATACCAGCATGCAGTCTTTGCAGGCTTCATACGACAAACAAGTACATGAAATACGTCAAACACGCCAGaaaatgaatacaatttttgATGAGATTGAAAAGACCACCATGAAAGAGCTTGATGATAAGATGACAAGTCTGAAAGCTTCTCTCAAAACTGATGTGGACAATGGGAGCAAGCTTAAAAATGAACTAAATCAAATCAGTGGCGCAATAAATGACATTGTTGATAACGGCAAAGCagaactcatatttattgcaagtAAGAAAAGTCTGGCAATGATAAAGCATTCGGAAAAATATCTGAAGGTAAACTCTGTTCAGGTAAAAAGTTTTCTAACATTCCAGGCGGACAGTCATGTTCAACAATACTTAAGTAAATTAACAGGTCTGGGTAAGATTTTGGTCAGTACCCAGGAATTACCAGTGCTAGGTGACCCAGACCAGGTTTTCACTGTGACAAGAAAGTCAGAGTATGATGTGAGCATGCCAAGAGATTCACTGAAGAGTAACTTTACATCTTATTTTAGTAAAATTTGTGAggaaaaatattttatcaatgccaTCTGTACTCTCTCTGATGATCAGATCCTTGTTGCAGATAATAAGAATTGCATTAAGCTACTCAATCATCAATACCAGGTGGTGGGACATTGTGTTTTAGATTCTCACTCAAGGGACATGTGTCAAATCTCACCAAATGAAGTAGCTGTTGCTGTCAGTGATGATCAGACACATTGGGTCCAGTTTGTCTCAGTGAATGGTAGGCAGCTGATTAAGGGCAAGAAGTTGCAGTTTAAACATGAATGTATTGGTATAGCTCATAATCTGCAAGACCTGTATCTCACGAGTGGCACTGCACTTTACAAGTATTCAATGAAAGGAGCCCTATTGAATAAGCTGTTTGAGGATGAATCAGACTTTGACACAG TACATAAGTGTGCAGTAGGTCCTTCAGGTGACAAGATATTTGTCACGATCCATAACCTAATCCAGTGCCAAGGAATGGTCCTCGTCTTGGCCAATGATGGCAAAGTTCTCCACAAGTTATCAGACCTCTACCCTTttttcccacaatgcatttatGTGACTGATCTTGGACAGTTGCTGGTCTGTTGTTCTTCATCATACAATATCATACAGCTGGATGGTGAAGGCAAGAAGAAACTGGCAACTCTTGCTACCGAGAGAGATGTACTTTTTTGCCCAatgtcagtctgctacaacaaGAGCACAGAATCCATTATTGTGGGACAAGTGCACGGAAAATTACTCGTTTTCAAAGTGAAATAG